One window of Acipenser ruthenus chromosome 45, fAciRut3.2 maternal haplotype, whole genome shotgun sequence genomic DNA carries:
- the LOC117401112 gene encoding SPRY domain-containing protein 4 yields MAACRSLVFGGVSALRAVSAAVWRRACGIGAPAARLYVTQTPGNRIQFKLDEKTAHSSLDLFKKETGVIYRVIGVDPTKVPQNPERFRDWAVVLGDSAVTGGRHYWEVTVRKSQEFRIGVADCGMPREDCIGSSSCSWVFGFMHGDWYSMTGNEVVPISWVGKPERVGLLLDYEGQKLGLVDLDKPAIVHSIAAEFKCPACPAFALWDGELVTHSGLEVPEKL; encoded by the exons ATGGCTGCGTGCAGGAGCCTCGTGTTCGGCGGGGTCTCGGCGCTGCGAGCGGTGAGCGCCGCGGTTTGGAGACGAGCCTGCGGGATCGGGGCTCCCGCAGCGCGGCTGTATGTGACACAGACACCGGGGAACC GAATCCAGTTTAAACTGGATGAGAAGACGGCTCACAGCAGCCTCGATCTCTTCAAGAAAGAAACGGGCGTCATTTATCGAGTGATCGGCGTGGACCCAACCAAGGTCCCACAGAACCCGGAGCGCTTCCGAGACTGGGCTGTGGTTCTGGGGGACAGCGCCGTCACGGGGGGCCGGCATTACTGGGAAGTGACGGTCCGCAAATCCCAAGAGTTTCGTATCGGAGTGGCGGATTGTGGAATGCCGCGGGAAGACTGCATTGGAAGCAGTAGCTGTTCCTGGGTGTTTGGCTTCATGCATGGAGACTGGTATTCCATGACTGGCAATGAGGTGGTGCCCATTTCCTGGGTGGGCAAGCCAGAGAGGGTGGGCTTGTTGCTGGACTATGAGGGCCAGAAGCTGGGGCTTGTAGATCTAGACAAGCCGGCTATTGTCCACTCCATAGCGGCCGAATTCAAGTGTCCTGCCTGCCCTGCGTTTGCTCTTTGGGACGGGGAGCTGGTCACTCATTCAGGGCTAGAGGTGCCAGAAAAATTGTGA
- the LOC117401123 gene encoding trichohyalin gives MHAEVLERQATPRRRVFSRCMSEDGVLDYMIKEGEGPLSAKRGARTQARRAHLKSLENEKQQTEEEELVLKSLEMSDESELQEQYEEALQSVKQLEVQQGVLCFEVDWLRDVLEGTEEQLAEAERQSRDAYLEMERERQAKQELEGTVRRLLQELERLREENSTNQVTMVEKACGTEDMEGSWTVREERKGRAGRYGERQGKWEDGGGEREENRDEERIQEENHQDLEKYQLPVYKTSAGSIPDIPKPPGEVSLENREGKYSDMGWEREEKTHFIKDMENSQQERVVPDDSQGADWDSSEKLEEERGKEDDKKVEETAGKRELKAGPKEDEQKPGKLETKAGGILSSFFGKLSAKPLDLKTGNPQQLQKEETAILNPEHQVVLESSGNTVTAAATEMGLQTGSQHRSADSGPTQTQILLVNRAGLEGGGGQALGVPSTATGDEGGVAKGGGDGVQVIKGEWSRVSIDGSTDLATNSDLNKDLFTVLATDLGKTNAEPDKGIEEAVQEKIADLKATEDKEEDERAMVKLEKMFHKTLSKFPSFRVSGPPSDETGGKRNVIGKSGISEEEKKNSNEIKENAEETKEDPLKWDARDEMKMKEARSSSGEDDMQDCLERVDGNLESPFLDALGSPEAADGQTQSLQGQESTPSMNSPPSDLSQSRESLNEKHNSGTQSGNSPEPCNIS, from the exons atgcACGCCGAGGTCTTGGAAAGGCAGGCGACCCCGAGAAGGCGAGTTTTCTCCAGGTGTATGAGCGAGGACGGCGTTTTAGACTACATGATCAAGGAG ggtgAAGGGCCACTGTCTGCAAAGCGAGGGGCCCGAACACAAGCCAGACGGGCGCACCTGAAGAGCCTGGAGAATGAGAAGCAGCAG ACTGAAGAGGAGGAGCTGGTGTTGAAATCTCTAGAGATG TCTGATGAGAGTGAGCTGCAGGAGCAGTATGAGGAAGCCCTGCAGTCTGTGAAGCAGCTGGAGGTCCAGCAGGGGGTCCTGTGCTTCGAGGTGGACTGGCTACGGGACGTGCTGGAGGGGACGGAGGAGCAGCTCGCTGAGGCGGAGAGGCAGAGCCGAGACGCATACCTG GAGATGGAGCGCGAGAGACAGGCCAAGCAAGAGCTGGAAGGAACAGTGAGGAGGCTGCTGCAGGAGCTGGAGAGGCTGAGAGAG GAGAATTCCACCAATCAGGTCACAATGGTGGAGAAAGCTTGTGGGACAGAAGATATGGAAGGAAGCTGGACTGTGAGGGAGGAGAGGAAAGGGAGAGCTGGAAGGTACGGCGAAAGACAAGGAAAATGGGAAgatggaggaggagagagggaagaaAACAGAGATGAAGAGAGAATCCAGGAAGAGAACCACCAGGATCTTGAAAAATACCAGCTTCCTGTTTATAAAACCAGCGCCGGCAGCATTCCAGACATTCCCAAACCTCCCGGTGAAGTGAGTTTGGAAAACCGGGAAGGGAAATATTCCGACATGGGATGGGAAAGGGAAGAAAAGACTCATTTTATAAAGGACATGGAAAACTCCCAGCAAGAAAGAGTAGTTCCTGACGACAGCCAGGGAGCAGACTGGGACTCTAGTGAGAAACTCgaggaagagagagggaaagaggatGATAAAAAGGTAGAAGAGACTGCTGGAAAGAGGGAGTTGAAGGCAGGACCAAAGGAGGATGAGCAGAAACCAGGGAAATTGGAGACAAAAGCCGGAGGAATTCTGTCATCCTTTTTTGGAAAACTAAGTGCGAAGCCTCTAGATCTCAAGACTGGAAACCCCCAACAGCTACAAAAAGAGGAGACGGCAATCCTGAACCCTGAACACCAGGTGGTACTAGAGAGCAGTGGAAACACAGTGACGGCAGCAGCAACAGAGATGGGGCTTCAAACAGGGAGCCAGCATAGGAGTGCAGATTCAGGACCGACTCAAACACAAATACTGCTAGTAAACAGAGCAGGATTGGAAGGGGGTGGAGGGCAGGCACTGGGAGTTCCTAGCACTGCAACAGGAGATGAAGGGGGGGTAGCAAAGGGGGGCGGAGATGGAGTGCAAGTCATAAAGGGAGAATGGAGCAGGGTGTCCATAGATGGAAGCACAGATTTAGCCACAAATTCTGATTTAAATAAAGATTTATTCACGGTTTTAGCCACGGATTTGGGGAAGACAAATGCAGAGCCAGACAAGGGGATAGAAGAAGCCGTGCAGGAGAAGATTGCAGATCTCAAAGCAACTGAGGACAAGGAGGAAGATGAACGCGCCATGGTCAAACTCGAGAAAATGTTCCACAAGACTTTATCCAAGTTTCCCAGCTTCCGTGTTTCAGGGCCACCTAGTGATGAAACAGGAGGGAAACGGAATGTCATTGGGAAAAGTGGGATCTCGGAAGAAGAGAAGAAAAATTCCAATGAGATCAAAGAGAATGCTGAGGAAACCAAGGAAGATCCACTGAAATGGGATGCCCGGGATGAAATGAAGATGAAAGAGGCTCGGTCTTCTTCCGGGGAGGACGATATGCAGGACTGTCTGGAGAGGGTGGACGGAAATCTGGAATCTCCTTTTCTGGATGCTTTGGGAAGCCCGGAAGCAGCTGATGGGCAAACCCAGTCATTGCAAGGTCAGGAATCTACCCCATCCATGAATTCCCCTCCCAGCGACCTCTCCCAGTCCCGGGAATCTCTGAATGAGAAACACAATTCCGGGACACAAAGTGGGAATAGTCCGGAACCCTGCAACATCTCCTGA